Proteins co-encoded in one Marinobacter qingdaonensis genomic window:
- a CDS encoding ABC transporter ATP-binding protein gives MTDFNADRSSPMLRVENLTHRVTLETDTLTILQGVSLEINRGESVAIVGRSGSGKTTLLGLLAGLDTPSEGTVELDGAIISRLSEDERAQLRARRVGFVFQSFQLLPALTALENVMLPLELAGMASPETRARELLGRVGLGERLSHTPRQLSGGEQQRVAIARAFASEPAILFADEPTGNLDNRTGQAVSDLLMELNREQGTTLVMVTHDEHLAARCRRQFHIEAGILTEPEMAEELAH, from the coding sequence ATGACTGATTTTAACGCCGACCGTTCCAGCCCTATGCTTCGGGTCGAGAACCTCACCCATCGGGTGACACTGGAAACCGATACGCTGACGATCTTGCAGGGGGTCAGTCTGGAAATCAATCGGGGAGAGTCCGTAGCCATTGTTGGCCGGTCTGGCTCGGGCAAGACCACGCTCCTGGGCTTGCTGGCCGGGCTGGATACCCCCAGTGAGGGCACCGTGGAGCTGGACGGTGCGATCATCAGCCGGCTGTCCGAGGATGAGCGGGCGCAACTGAGGGCGCGCCGGGTCGGTTTCGTGTTCCAGTCGTTTCAGCTCCTGCCGGCGCTGACGGCCCTTGAAAACGTGATGCTGCCGTTGGAGTTGGCGGGCATGGCGTCCCCGGAAACCCGTGCCCGCGAGCTGCTGGGCCGGGTCGGGTTGGGCGAGCGCCTCAGCCACACGCCGAGGCAGCTGTCCGGGGGCGAGCAGCAGCGGGTCGCGATTGCCCGGGCCTTTGCCTCCGAGCCGGCCATCCTGTTCGCCGACGAGCCTACCGGCAACCTGGACAACCGGACCGGCCAGGCGGTGTCCGACCTGTTGATGGAACTGAACCGGGAGCAGGGCACCACACTGGTCATGGTCACCCACGACGAACACCTGGCGGCGCGGTGCCGACGCCAGTTCCACATTGAGGCGGGGATTCTGACTGAGCCTGAAATGGCCGAGGAGCTGGCGCACTGA
- a CDS encoding arylesterase: MDTARQTVRSILFLLLACLAAPALASQNTLLILGDSLSAAYGVPTEQAWVQLLKQRLDRNGLSQWQVVNASISGETTDGGARRLPGLLEDNEPDVVLIELGGNDGLRGFPPQVIEANLAEMIALVQDSGARAILVGMQIPPNYGQRYTQMFADIYPTLSDRYDTALVPFFLQGIYDQDGMMQDDGIHPSVDAQPQLLDNVWPVLESTLH, encoded by the coding sequence ATGGATACGGCACGACAGACCGTCAGATCAATACTGTTCCTTTTGCTAGCCTGCTTGGCCGCGCCAGCGCTGGCAAGCCAGAACACCCTGCTGATTCTGGGCGACAGCCTGAGTGCCGCCTACGGTGTCCCGACCGAGCAAGCCTGGGTCCAGCTACTGAAGCAGCGTCTCGACCGCAACGGCCTGTCCCAGTGGCAGGTCGTCAATGCCAGCATCAGCGGCGAAACCACCGATGGCGGGGCGCGGCGCTTGCCAGGCCTGCTGGAGGATAACGAGCCGGATGTTGTGCTGATCGAACTGGGCGGCAACGACGGCTTGCGCGGCTTTCCGCCCCAGGTTATCGAGGCCAATCTGGCAGAGATGATCGCCCTGGTCCAGGACTCAGGGGCCAGAGCCATACTCGTGGGCATGCAGATTCCACCGAATTACGGCCAGCGCTATACCCAGATGTTCGCCGATATCTACCCGACCCTGTCAGACCGATACGACACGGCGTTGGTTCCCTTCTTTCTCCAGGGGATCTACGACCAGGACGGCATGATGCAGGACGACGGCATTCACCCCAGCGTCGACGCCCAGCCCCAGTTGCTCGACAACGTGTGGCCGGTGCTGGAATCGACCCTGCATTGA
- a CDS encoding YheT family hydrolase has translation MTAFESAPHPVPVNVRPDRMRYQPPPWLRNGHVQSIWPTLFRRVGNFTPERELLATDDDDELHLDWYRQGSDRLAVVSHGLEGHSRRPYVLGMTRALLSAGWDVLAWNYRSCGGVMNRQPRFYHSGATGDLARVIEHGLVMPYKRLFLSGFSMGGNLTLLYLGEQGERVDSRICGAATFSVPCDLAGSAEVLSRPSRKIYMNRFLKDLHRKMQEKAEKFPDLIDVAGFESIRNFQQFDDRYTAPLHGFRDASDYWARASALGRLRDIRVPALMVNAADDPFLSERCFPESRRVLGAHVRFEAPRWGGHVGFVEHARDGYYWSERRAIAFLQGVAS, from the coding sequence ATGACTGCGTTCGAATCCGCCCCGCATCCCGTGCCCGTCAACGTTCGTCCGGATCGAATGCGATACCAGCCGCCACCCTGGCTGCGAAACGGACACGTCCAGTCCATCTGGCCCACCCTGTTCCGGCGCGTCGGCAATTTCACCCCCGAGCGGGAATTGCTGGCCACCGACGATGACGACGAGCTGCACCTGGACTGGTATCGCCAGGGCAGTGATCGATTGGCGGTTGTGTCCCATGGCCTGGAAGGCCACAGCCGACGCCCCTACGTTCTGGGCATGACCCGGGCTCTGTTGAGCGCCGGCTGGGACGTCCTGGCCTGGAATTACCGTTCCTGCGGCGGCGTGATGAACCGGCAGCCAAGGTTTTACCACAGCGGCGCCACCGGCGATCTGGCCCGGGTGATCGAGCATGGGCTCGTCATGCCCTACAAGCGGTTGTTCCTGTCCGGTTTCAGCATGGGTGGCAACCTCACCCTGTTGTACCTGGGGGAGCAGGGCGAACGGGTCGATAGCCGGATCTGCGGTGCTGCGACGTTTTCCGTCCCGTGCGACCTCGCCGGCAGTGCCGAGGTGCTGTCCCGGCCCAGCCGAAAGATCTACATGAATCGGTTTCTCAAGGATCTGCATCGAAAAATGCAGGAAAAAGCGGAAAAGTTTCCGGACCTGATCGATGTGGCCGGGTTCGAGTCGATTCGCAATTTCCAGCAGTTCGATGACCGCTATACCGCGCCCCTGCACGGCTTCCGGGATGCCAGCGATTACTGGGCCCGGGCGTCCGCGCTCGGCCGTCTTCGGGACATTCGGGTGCCGGCGCTGATGGTCAACGCCGCCGACGACCCGTTCCTGTCCGAACGCTGTTTTCCGGAGTCCCGTCGGGTGCTCGGGGCCCACGTCCGCTTCGAGGCGCCGCGCTGGGGTGGGCACGTCGGGTTTGTCGAGCACGCCCGGGATGGCTATTACTGGTCTGAACGCCGGGCAATCGCCTTTTTACAGGGCGTGGCGTCCTAG
- a CDS encoding M18 family aminopeptidase gives MEHAEFNNDLLTFLDSSPTPWHAVATMKSRLDAAGFEPLDEKDDWSLAPGQGYYVIRNGSSIIAFRTGKREVTNSGIRMVGAHTDSPCLKVKPSPELRRKGFFQLGVEVYGGVLLNPWFDRDLSLAGRVTVLDEDGQVRDTLVDFRKPVAFIPSLAIHLDREANSNRTVNPQTDLPPVLMQVPESDSTSFVDLLRQQVASDTGVKARKVLGYELSFYDAQGASFVGLRDEFIASARLDNLLSCYIGLQSLLHASGDEAALLVCNDHEEVGSMSAEGAQGPFLTSVLERWCGAGKSRSIARSMMVSADNAHGIHPNYMDRHDENHGPLLNQGPVIKINHNQRYATNSRSAAIYRHISDELGLPHQSFVVRSDMGCGSTIGPLTAGNLGVTTLDIGVPQFGMHSIRELIGTEDGYTLFRVLTEFMQREQIF, from the coding sequence ATGGAACACGCTGAATTTAACAATGATCTGCTGACCTTTCTGGACTCGTCGCCAACACCCTGGCACGCAGTGGCGACGATGAAAAGCCGGCTCGATGCGGCCGGTTTCGAACCACTCGATGAAAAAGACGACTGGTCGCTGGCTCCGGGCCAGGGCTATTACGTGATCCGCAACGGCTCCTCCATAATCGCGTTCCGCACCGGCAAACGGGAGGTCACCAACTCCGGCATCCGCATGGTCGGCGCCCACACGGACAGCCCCTGCCTGAAGGTCAAACCGAGCCCGGAGCTGCGCCGCAAGGGGTTTTTCCAGCTGGGCGTGGAAGTCTATGGCGGCGTGCTGCTGAACCCCTGGTTCGATCGTGACCTGTCGCTGGCCGGCCGGGTGACCGTGCTCGACGAGGACGGCCAGGTCCGTGACACGCTGGTGGATTTCCGCAAGCCGGTGGCGTTCATCCCCAGCCTGGCGATCCACCTCGACCGCGAGGCCAACAGCAATCGCACGGTGAATCCGCAGACCGATTTGCCCCCGGTGCTGATGCAGGTGCCCGAAAGCGACAGCACCAGTTTCGTGGACCTGCTCCGACAGCAGGTGGCCAGCGACACCGGGGTGAAGGCGCGCAAGGTGCTGGGTTACGAGCTGAGTTTCTACGACGCCCAGGGCGCGTCGTTTGTCGGTCTGCGGGACGAATTCATTGCCTCGGCCCGGCTCGACAACCTGCTCAGTTGCTACATCGGGTTGCAGTCCCTGTTGCACGCCTCCGGTGATGAGGCGGCGTTGCTGGTCTGTAATGACCACGAGGAAGTGGGCAGCATGTCCGCCGAAGGTGCCCAGGGGCCGTTCCTGACGTCGGTCCTGGAGCGCTGGTGTGGTGCCGGCAAGTCCCGGTCAATTGCCCGATCGATGATGGTGTCGGCGGACAACGCCCACGGCATCCACCCCAACTACATGGACCGGCACGATGAGAACCACGGGCCGTTGCTGAACCAGGGACCGGTCATCAAGATCAACCACAACCAGCGCTACGCCACCAACAGCCGGTCCGCCGCCATCTACCGGCACATCAGTGACGAGCTGGGCCTGCCTCACCAGTCATTCGTGGTGCGCAGCGACATGGGCTGTGGCAGCACCATCGGACCGCTGACGGCCGGCAACCTGGGGGTGACCACCCTCGACATCGGCGTGCCGCAATTCGGCATGCACTCGATCCGGGAGCTCATCGGAACCGAAGACGGCTATACTTTGTTCCGGGTGCTGACGGAATTCATGCAGCGGGAGCAGATTTTCTGA
- a CDS encoding outer membrane beta-barrel protein: MNQVVRTALLSTLLPVLAFTSPAPQAEETIREDLHYIGLYGTLLNHRSAVEIVEVDDRRVRTTTEGWGSGATLVVGHHITERFHVEVRAGMGLEDADLRPKDAKLAIDYYASWYIGMHYPLTDYANVYGQFGFSHIQGEAKLTSAEAVEDFPGLSEDFPDSSFSVSWLAGLDFEILDHTYLVLEGGKLFEDTPSDINTFQFSGGLRYEF, from the coding sequence ATGAACCAGGTTGTCCGAACCGCCCTGCTGTCCACCCTGCTCCCGGTCCTTGCCTTCACGTCTCCGGCGCCCCAGGCCGAGGAGACTATTCGGGAGGATCTGCATTACATCGGCCTGTACGGGACCCTGCTCAATCACCGTTCGGCGGTGGAAATTGTTGAGGTAGACGACCGGCGGGTGCGCACCACGACCGAAGGCTGGGGCTCCGGCGCCACCCTGGTGGTCGGCCATCACATCACCGAACGCTTTCATGTGGAGGTCCGGGCCGGCATGGGCCTGGAGGACGCCGACCTGCGCCCCAAGGACGCCAAGCTGGCCATCGATTACTATGCCAGCTGGTACATCGGCATGCATTATCCCCTGACCGACTACGCCAACGTCTATGGCCAGTTCGGCTTCTCCCACATCCAGGGGGAGGCCAAGCTCACCAGTGCCGAGGCGGTGGAGGACTTTCCCGGCCTGTCTGAGGATTTTCCCGACAGCAGCTTCAGTGTGAGCTGGCTGGCCGGCCTGGATTTCGAAATCCTCGACCACACCTACCTGGTACTGGAAGGTGGCAAGCTGTTCGAAGACACGCCCTCGGACATCAATACCTTCCAGTTCTCCGGCGGCCTGCGCTACGAATTCTGA
- the rlmKL gene encoding bifunctional 23S rRNA (guanine(2069)-N(7))-methyltransferase RlmK/23S rRNA (guanine(2445)-N(2))-methyltransferase RlmL, with protein MSKTVFFVTCPKGVEYLLADELSSFGLSSVRNAPAGVWAEGTLEAGYRTCLWSRLANRVILHLDEADARSGDALYDGVVHMDWQQHIPVQGSFRVNFLGQNDAIRNTQFGAQRVKDGIVDRFRANGGQRPSVAASDPDVTVSARLNRGRLSLGIDLSGHSLHRRGYRTEKGAAPLKENLAAALLMRAGWPELAQAGGDFLDPMCGSGTLVIEAAMMALDLAPGRKQERFGFEAWLGHQPELWLALRQEAERRAHDGKQGPLPRMQGFDQDPRVIATARNNLRRAGLEGLVEMQACPVADLALDDGWATTGLVLTNPPYGERLSERRELGGLYQALGDAVKRLVPGWRLGVFSGAPEYGKSIGLRSYKQYKLFNGKLPAQLLLFSVDEASVRTPREPDVPGEITPRVSNEERAAMLRNRLKKNLKTVGQWARKQGIGCYRLYDADMPEFALAIDVYEGRVHVQEYAAPKSVDERSARERLAEALAVIPEALGIDRDALVCKQRQRQSGTSQYEKQAASGEFFQVHEHGCALKVNLKDYLDTGLFLDHRPVRHWIQQHAQGKRFLNLFCYTGAATVHAVVGGASRSLSLDMSKTYVGWARDNLALNGADPRRHAVEQADCLAWLAAPASPDQRYDLIFMDPPTFSNSARMAGVLDIQKDHARLIRQAMTRLNSEGLLIFSNNFRRFRLDEDLASEFDIQEVSQSTLDRDFQRNARIHRCWHIRHRA; from the coding sequence TTGTCCAAAACCGTCTTTTTCGTAACCTGCCCGAAGGGTGTTGAGTATCTTCTGGCGGACGAACTCAGCAGTTTCGGACTGTCATCGGTGCGTAACGCCCCGGCCGGTGTCTGGGCTGAGGGCACGCTGGAAGCCGGCTACCGGACCTGTCTCTGGTCGCGCCTGGCCAACCGGGTGATCCTGCACCTGGACGAGGCGGATGCCCGGTCCGGGGACGCGCTCTATGACGGCGTGGTGCACATGGACTGGCAGCAGCACATTCCCGTGCAAGGCAGTTTCCGAGTCAATTTCCTGGGCCAGAACGATGCCATTCGTAACACCCAGTTTGGGGCCCAGCGGGTCAAGGACGGCATCGTCGACCGGTTCCGCGCCAACGGCGGCCAGCGTCCCTCGGTCGCCGCCAGTGACCCTGATGTCACCGTATCCGCCCGTTTGAATCGGGGGCGCCTGTCCCTGGGCATCGATCTGAGTGGTCACAGCCTGCATCGTCGGGGCTACCGGACGGAGAAAGGGGCAGCGCCCCTGAAGGAAAACCTCGCGGCCGCCTTGCTGATGCGCGCCGGATGGCCCGAACTGGCACAGGCCGGTGGCGATTTTCTTGACCCCATGTGCGGCTCCGGCACCCTGGTGATCGAGGCCGCCATGATGGCGCTGGATCTCGCGCCCGGGCGCAAGCAGGAGCGGTTTGGCTTTGAGGCCTGGCTGGGCCATCAGCCGGAACTCTGGCTGGCCTTGCGTCAGGAGGCCGAGCGTCGGGCCCACGACGGCAAACAGGGACCGCTGCCGCGGATGCAGGGCTTTGATCAGGATCCGCGGGTGATCGCCACCGCTCGCAACAACCTGCGTCGGGCCGGCCTGGAGGGGCTGGTCGAGATGCAGGCCTGCCCGGTGGCTGACCTGGCCCTGGACGACGGCTGGGCAACCACCGGACTGGTGCTGACCAACCCGCCCTACGGTGAGCGGTTGAGCGAGCGGCGCGAGCTGGGCGGTTTGTACCAGGCCCTGGGCGATGCGGTGAAACGTCTGGTGCCGGGCTGGCGTCTGGGGGTGTTTTCCGGCGCGCCGGAGTACGGTAAGTCCATCGGTCTGCGCAGTTACAAGCAGTACAAGCTGTTCAACGGCAAACTGCCCGCCCAGCTGTTGCTGTTCAGTGTCGACGAGGCCAGCGTCCGGACGCCGCGGGAGCCGGATGTTCCCGGCGAAATCACGCCCCGGGTAAGCAACGAAGAGCGGGCGGCCATGCTGCGGAACCGGTTGAAGAAAAATCTGAAAACCGTCGGCCAGTGGGCGCGCAAGCAGGGCATTGGCTGTTACCGGCTCTACGACGCTGATATGCCGGAATTCGCGCTGGCGATTGACGTCTACGAGGGCAGGGTGCACGTGCAGGAGTACGCCGCTCCCAAGTCGGTGGACGAGCGCTCGGCGCGGGAACGTCTGGCCGAGGCGCTGGCCGTGATCCCCGAGGCCCTGGGCATCGACCGCGACGCCCTGGTCTGCAAGCAGCGGCAGCGCCAGTCCGGCACCAGCCAATATGAGAAGCAGGCGGCCAGTGGCGAGTTTTTCCAGGTCCACGAGCACGGCTGTGCCCTGAAAGTGAATCTGAAGGATTACCTGGACACCGGTCTGTTCCTGGACCACCGTCCGGTCCGGCACTGGATCCAGCAGCACGCCCAAGGCAAGCGGTTCCTGAACCTGTTCTGCTACACCGGGGCGGCGACGGTCCATGCGGTGGTCGGAGGCGCCAGCCGTTCCCTGAGCCTGGATATGTCCAAAACCTACGTGGGCTGGGCCCGGGACAACCTGGCGCTCAACGGTGCCGATCCCAGACGACACGCGGTGGAGCAGGCCGATTGTCTGGCCTGGCTGGCGGCGCCGGCGTCTCCGGACCAGCGTTATGATCTGATCTTCATGGACCCGCCCACCTTCTCCAACTCCGCCCGCATGGCCGGTGTGCTGGATATCCAGAAAGATCACGCCCGACTCATTCGCCAGGCCATGACCCGCCTGAACAGCGAGGGTCTGCTGATCTTCTCGAACAATTTCCGTCGGTTCCGGCTTGATGAAGACCTGGCGTCAGAGTTCGATATTCAGGAAGTGAGTCAAAGCACCCTGGATCGGGATTTCCAGCGCAATGCCCGCATTCACCGGTGCTGGCACATCCGTCACCGGGCCTGA
- the rmf gene encoding ribosome modulation factor, giving the protein MKRQKRDVYARAFKRGYLAGVSGKPKDSCPSEQSEVRQEWLNGWREGRTDNWEGMTGVSGIHKLSNVTSA; this is encoded by the coding sequence ATGAAAAGACAGAAAAGAGACGTTTACGCTCGTGCATTCAAGCGGGGTTATCTCGCCGGCGTATCTGGCAAACCTAAAGACAGCTGCCCCTCCGAACAATCCGAAGTGCGTCAGGAATGGTTAAACGGTTGGCGTGAAGGCCGCACCGATAACTGGGAGGGCATGACCGGAGTTTCCGGTATACACAAACTTTCCAACGTCACGTCGGCGTGA
- a CDS encoding quinone-dependent dihydroorotate dehydrogenase has product MYGVIRNLLFRLPPEQAHTVALNGLDALNRLGLLGAFAPKVAPMPVRVMGLDFPNPVGLAAGLDKNADHLDALGALGFGFIEVGTVTPLAQPGNPKPRMFRLPEHQALINRMGFNNEGLEHLLAQVDRRRYQGVLGINVGKNKDTPNEESESDYRKGIAAVYTRADYITVNVSSPNTPGLRDLQFGDSLKQLLAAIKDEQRQCEKNHGRYVPIAVKIAPDMDDDGIRFVASALKETGLDGVIATNTTISRDAVAGHQFADETGGLSGAPVRTPSLRVIEGLYAELGESLPIIGVGGITDGESAAEKIRAGAKLVQVYTGFIYRGPALIREACEAIRRLEPRP; this is encoded by the coding sequence ATGTACGGCGTTATTCGCAACCTGTTGTTCCGGCTCCCACCGGAGCAGGCCCACACCGTGGCACTGAACGGCCTGGATGCTCTCAATCGACTGGGCTTGCTGGGCGCCTTTGCCCCCAAGGTCGCGCCGATGCCGGTACGGGTCATGGGCCTGGATTTTCCCAATCCGGTGGGCCTGGCGGCCGGACTGGACAAGAACGCCGACCATCTGGATGCCCTGGGCGCCCTGGGGTTTGGTTTTATCGAGGTGGGCACGGTGACCCCGCTGGCGCAGCCGGGCAATCCCAAGCCTCGCATGTTCCGCTTGCCCGAACATCAGGCCCTGATCAATCGCATGGGCTTCAACAACGAGGGCCTGGAGCATCTACTGGCCCAGGTCGACCGCCGTCGCTACCAGGGCGTGCTGGGTATCAACGTGGGCAAGAACAAGGACACGCCCAACGAGGAGTCCGAATCGGATTACCGCAAGGGCATTGCGGCGGTCTACACCCGGGCCGACTACATCACCGTGAACGTGTCCTCGCCAAATACCCCGGGCCTGCGGGATCTGCAGTTTGGGGACTCCCTGAAGCAGCTGCTGGCAGCGATCAAGGATGAGCAGCGGCAGTGTGAGAAGAACCACGGCCGCTATGTGCCGATCGCGGTGAAAATCGCGCCGGACATGGACGATGACGGCATTCGCTTTGTGGCTTCGGCGCTGAAGGAAACCGGCCTGGACGGGGTGATCGCCACCAACACCACAATCAGTCGGGACGCAGTCGCCGGGCATCAGTTCGCCGACGAGACCGGGGGACTGAGTGGAGCGCCGGTCCGGACGCCATCTTTACGGGTGATCGAGGGCCTGTACGCCGAGCTTGGCGAGTCCCTGCCGATCATTGGTGTGGGCGGAATCACCGACGGTGAGAGTGCGGCGGAGAAGATTCGTGCGGGCGCCAAATTGGTTCAGGTCTACACCGGCTTTATCTACCGGGGACCGGCACTGATTCGCGAGGCCTGCGAGGCCATTCGGCGCCTGGAGCCGCGCCCCTGA
- a CDS encoding cation diffusion facilitator family transporter encodes MDETASPAERRDNLAREVKAASRVTLIGMVLDAVLGTIKVTAGALFNSQALLVDGIHSFSDVASDLVVLGVMRISRQEPDQDHPYGHQRIETFGTLVLGSILIAVGAALAWENILRLIQGEANIVPGWPVLVAAAVSVAGKEWIYHYTRRVGQAIRSELIIANAWHSRTDALSSVVVLVSTAGAMLGFLWLDVLAAVVIAGFIIRVGWKFTWDSVKELVDTGLSPDDTRMLKDIARQTDGVRNVHELRSRRMGHDILLDIHLVVRPDISVSEGHQIGMQVVRGMRDALDNIRDINFHIDAENDEDHRPTSGRLPDREEIRAVLSDRVGELPANGRLRLHYLKNKVHLELFFDTGTDSHGLDAERIRRVLAEYDWFGSVRVWVGGP; translated from the coding sequence ATGGACGAGACCGCCTCACCGGCTGAACGTCGCGACAATCTGGCCCGGGAAGTGAAGGCAGCCTCTCGGGTCACCCTCATCGGCATGGTACTGGATGCGGTACTCGGCACCATCAAGGTGACCGCCGGCGCCCTGTTCAACTCCCAGGCCCTGCTCGTTGACGGCATCCACTCCTTCAGCGACGTCGCCTCCGACCTGGTGGTGCTCGGGGTCATGCGCATTTCCCGCCAGGAGCCGGACCAGGACCACCCCTACGGCCACCAGCGCATCGAAACCTTCGGCACCCTGGTGCTTGGCAGCATCCTGATTGCCGTCGGCGCCGCCCTGGCCTGGGAGAACATCCTCCGACTGATTCAGGGCGAGGCCAACATCGTGCCGGGCTGGCCGGTGCTGGTGGCGGCGGCGGTCTCGGTGGCCGGCAAGGAATGGATTTACCACTATACCCGCCGCGTGGGTCAGGCCATTCGCTCCGAACTGATCATTGCCAACGCCTGGCACAGTCGGACCGATGCACTGTCCTCGGTGGTAGTGCTGGTGTCCACGGCAGGCGCCATGCTCGGTTTTCTCTGGCTCGATGTGCTGGCCGCGGTGGTCATTGCCGGCTTCATCATTCGGGTGGGCTGGAAGTTCACCTGGGACAGCGTCAAGGAGCTGGTGGATACCGGCCTGTCGCCAGACGACACCCGCATGCTCAAGGACATCGCCCGCCAGACCGACGGCGTACGCAACGTGCACGAATTGCGCAGCCGCCGTATGGGCCATGACATTCTGCTGGATATTCACCTGGTGGTACGACCGGACATCAGTGTCTCCGAGGGGCACCAGATCGGCATGCAGGTGGTGCGCGGCATGCGCGATGCCCTGGACAACATTCGCGACATCAACTTTCACATTGACGCCGAGAACGACGAAGACCACCGGCCAACGTCCGGACGCCTGCCCGACCGGGAGGAAATCCGGGCGGTGCTGTCAGACCGGGTGGGCGAATTGCCCGCCAACGGTCGTTTGCGCCTGCACTACCTCAAGAACAAGGTGCACCTGGAACTGTTCTTCGACACCGGCACCGACAGCCACGGCCTGGACGCCGAGCGCATACGACGGGTGCTGGCCGAGTACGACTGGTTTGGCAGCGTCCGGGTCTGGGTCGGCGGGCCCTGA
- a CDS encoding RimK family protein, with the protein MSRLLIVVDRAKDWSPYYPSEDVLTFDQYLQFAAPANSRVRVINLCQSARYLSRGYYCSLLAEARGHHVVPSVMTLNDLSRKGLFSLELEELDGGVVDWLEASGSAIDPDTDDRQATHEVKVRTYFGQVEHPALKPAARALFERFPCPILEVVFKRRKGWQIESMKPAAPADLDEREQDLFAAALDRFSSMVWRKPRTRRRYRYDLAVLVNPEEEMPPSDKVALKRFEKAGRKLGINVEQITRRDYMRLPEYDGLFIRETTNIDHHTYRFARKAEAEGMVVIDDPVSILRCTNKVFLADLLKNNKVPTPKTLILSKDQKQAVEQVVAELGFPVVIKIPDGAFSRGVTKAEDEASLRAGLKELFKQSALVLAQEYLYTEYDWRIGVLGGRAIYACKYMMVKGHWQIYQHGESDSASGDFETLPTYEVPRNVIQAALNATKLIGNGLYGVDIKQSGNRVAVIEVNDNPSIDAGVEDRFLGGELYTLIMQEFLSRMEDNRRR; encoded by the coding sequence ATGTCCCGTTTGCTCATCGTTGTCGACCGCGCCAAGGACTGGTCACCCTATTACCCCAGCGAAGACGTGCTGACGTTCGACCAGTACCTGCAATTCGCCGCGCCGGCGAACAGTCGCGTGCGGGTGATCAACCTCTGTCAGAGCGCCCGCTACCTGAGCCGCGGCTACTACTGTTCGCTGCTGGCTGAAGCCCGCGGGCACCATGTGGTGCCGTCGGTCATGACCCTCAATGACCTGAGCCGGAAGGGCCTGTTTTCCCTGGAGCTGGAGGAGCTGGACGGCGGCGTGGTGGACTGGTTGGAGGCCTCGGGCTCCGCCATTGACCCGGACACGGATGACCGCCAGGCGACCCACGAGGTGAAGGTCCGGACCTATTTCGGCCAGGTCGAGCACCCGGCGCTCAAGCCGGCCGCTCGGGCCCTGTTCGAACGCTTTCCGTGCCCGATCCTAGAGGTCGTGTTCAAGCGCCGCAAAGGCTGGCAGATTGAATCCATGAAGCCGGCGGCGCCCGCCGACCTTGATGAACGCGAGCAGGACCTGTTCGCGGCCGCCCTCGACCGGTTCAGCAGCATGGTCTGGCGCAAGCCCCGAACCCGGCGGCGTTACCGCTACGATCTGGCGGTGCTGGTCAATCCGGAAGAGGAGATGCCGCCCAGCGACAAGGTGGCGCTGAAACGGTTTGAAAAGGCCGGACGGAAACTGGGCATCAACGTCGAGCAGATCACCCGGCGCGATTACATGCGGCTGCCGGAGTACGACGGTCTGTTCATTCGCGAAACCACCAACATCGATCACCACACCTACAGGTTCGCGCGCAAGGCAGAAGCCGAGGGCATGGTGGTGATTGACGATCCGGTGTCGATCCTGCGTTGCACCAACAAGGTGTTCCTGGCGGATCTGCTCAAGAACAACAAGGTGCCAACCCCGAAGACCCTGATCCTGTCCAAGGACCAGAAACAGGCGGTGGAGCAGGTGGTTGCCGAACTCGGCTTTCCGGTGGTGATCAAGATTCCCGACGGCGCCTTTTCCCGTGGGGTGACCAAGGCCGAGGACGAGGCGTCGCTGCGGGCTGGGCTCAAGGAGCTATTCAAGCAGTCGGCCCTGGTGCTGGCCCAGGAATACCTTTACACCGAGTATGACTGGCGCATCGGCGTGCTGGGTGGCCGCGCCATCTATGCCTGCAAGTACATGATGGTGAAAGGCCACTGGCAGATCTACCAGCACGGCGAGTCGGACAGTGCCAGCGGCGATTTCGAAACCCTGCCCACCTACGAGGTGCCCCGGAACGTGATCCAGGCCGCGCTCAATGCCACCAAACTGATTGGCAACGGGCTGTACGGCGTGGATATCAAGCAGTCGGGCAACCGGGTCGCGGTGATCGAGGTGAACGACAACCCGAGCATCGATGCCGGCGTGGAGGATCGTTTCTTAGGCGGCGAGCTATACACCCTGATCATGCAGGAATTCCTGTCCCGCATGGAGGACAACCGGCGTCGATAG